From Deltaproteobacteria bacterium:
CAACGCAGCCATTAAACCGCGTAATAGGTTATGCAAGAGGTCTTAAGGTGAAACCATGTTGATTAAAGAATACAAACCAACCAGTGCCGGCCGTCGCGGCATGACCGTATCTGGTTTTGATAGCATCACCCGAACCGGCTATGAAAAAAGCCTGGTCGTGGGTCTTTCCAAAACCGGTGGTCGTAACGCCAATGGGCGAATTACTTGTCGACATATTGGTGGTGGTCATAAACGCAAATATCGCATCATCGATTATAAGCGTAATAAGATTGGCATTGCAGCCCAAGTTGCCCACATCGACTATGATCCTAATCGTTCAGCTAGGATAGCCCTCTTGCATTATAGTGATGGCGAAAAACGTTATATCATTGCTCCGCAAAGTTTACGCGTTGGTCAAACGGTCATTTCTGCAGAAGATGCCGATATTTTACCAGGCAATTGTCTTCTTTTAGAAAATATCCCCATGGGAACCAATCTTTATAATATCGAGCTTAAGCCCGGCCATGGTGGGCAATTGGTCCGCAGTGCGGGGGCCTTTGCACAACTTTTGGGAAAAGAAGGTGGCTATGCCATCATCAAAATGCCCTCGGGAGAAACTCGAAAAGTTTTAATTAAATGCCGTGCCACGATTGGGGCGGTCAGTAACCCTGAGCATGTTAATATTGCGATCGGCAAAGCCGGCAAAACTCGTTGGCTAGGGATTCGCCCAACAGTGCGCGGGATGGCCATGAACCCGGTTGATCATCCTCATGGTGGTGGTGAAGGTCGTAGTAAGGGTGGTAACCATCCACAAAGCCCCTGGGGTACTCCAGCAAAAGGTTATAAAACAAGAAACAATAAACGTACGGATAAGTTCCGCATTGCAAGAAGGAAGTCCAATGCCTAGGTCGCTTAAAAAAGGTTTTTTTGCCGATGAACACCTTTTGAAAAAGGTGGAGACGGCCTTGAAAGAAAATAGCAAGAAGGTTATCAAAACTTGGTCGCGCCGGTCTACCATAACTCCAGAATTTGTCGGCATGACCCTGGCGGTTCATAATGGCAAACAGTTTATTCCGGTTTATGTCACTGAAAATATGGTGGGGCATAAGCTAGGTGAATTTTCGCCAACGCGTACTTTTAGGGTACATTCGGGCGATCGAAAAGTAGCGGCACCGGCGGCTAAATCGTAACTTGGCTAAATAGAAAGAGAAAAAGAGAGCAATAAAATGTCAGTAAAGTCTAAAATTAGATATTTAAGAGTGACACCCCGCAAAGCTAGATTAGTCGCGGATATGATCCGTGGCAAGAAAGTGCAAGCCGCTTTAAATCAACTCATGTTTTGCAACAAATATGTAGCTAAAGATTTTATTAAGTTGATCCGGCAGGCGATTGCTAATGCCGAACAAAAAGGGGGGTACGACCCTGATCGTTTAGTCGTTCAAAAGGTCGAAGTTAATCAGGGCCCAACCATGAAACGGTTTATGCCACGGGCGCGCGGGATGGCCTCGCCGATTTTGAAAAAAATGAGTCATATTGAACTGGAGATAGGATAAAAGGTAAAAATTATGGGACAAAAGACAAGCCCGATTGGATTTCGTCTTGGCGTACACCGACCCTGGTTGTCGAAGTGGTTTGCCAGTAAAAAATATTCGGAATATCTTCACGAAGATATCAAGTTTCGCAAACTCATTAAGGCTAAATTATATAGTACAGGTGTTTCTAAAATCGAAATTGAACGTGCGGCCAATAAAATTAAAATCATTATTCACACGGCTAGGCCCGGCTTGGTTATTGGTAAAAAAGGTGCAGGCATTGATACCTTGCGTGAAGAATTGCAAAGTTTAACCAAGAACGAACTTTATGTCGATATTCAAGAAGTACG
This genomic window contains:
- the rplV gene encoding 50S ribosomal protein L22; the protein is MSVKSKIRYLRVTPRKARLVADMIRGKKVQAALNQLMFCNKYVAKDFIKLIRQAIANAEQKGGYDPDRLVVQKVEVNQGPTMKRFMPRARGMASPILKKMSHIELEIG
- the rplB gene encoding 50S ribosomal protein L2, translating into MLIKEYKPTSAGRRGMTVSGFDSITRTGYEKSLVVGLSKTGGRNANGRITCRHIGGGHKRKYRIIDYKRNKIGIAAQVAHIDYDPNRSARIALLHYSDGEKRYIIAPQSLRVGQTVISAEDADILPGNCLLLENIPMGTNLYNIELKPGHGGQLVRSAGAFAQLLGKEGGYAIIKMPSGETRKVLIKCRATIGAVSNPEHVNIAIGKAGKTRWLGIRPTVRGMAMNPVDHPHGGGEGRSKGGNHPQSPWGTPAKGYKTRNNKRTDKFRIARRKSNA
- the rpsS gene encoding 30S ribosomal protein S19 — encoded protein: MPRSLKKGFFADEHLLKKVETALKENSKKVIKTWSRRSTITPEFVGMTLAVHNGKQFIPVYVTENMVGHKLGEFSPTRTFRVHSGDRKVAAPAAKS